One Mycolicibacterium goodii genomic region harbors:
- a CDS encoding GntR family transcriptional regulator, which translates to MTVPDFAARPQLAEDVARFVRKRIFDGTYPAGKYIRLDQLAAELGISVTPVREALFGLRTEGLLTQQPRRGFMVLPVTRRDIDDVAGVQAHIGGQLAARAAGQITDAQLDELGRIQRELEEAYARDDHEAAVRLNHAFHRGVNRAAESPKLAQLMSQITRYALESVYPTVEGWPEQSTHDHRRILDALGKRDGELARAAMADHLCAASKPLIDHLARLGVLE; encoded by the coding sequence GTGACCGTCCCGGATTTTGCCGCGCGCCCGCAGCTCGCCGAGGACGTGGCGCGCTTCGTGCGCAAACGGATCTTCGACGGTACCTACCCGGCGGGCAAGTACATTCGGCTCGATCAGCTCGCCGCCGAACTGGGGATCAGCGTGACCCCGGTGCGTGAGGCCCTGTTCGGGCTGCGCACCGAGGGGCTGCTCACGCAGCAACCTCGGCGCGGTTTCATGGTGCTGCCGGTGACGCGACGCGACATCGATGACGTGGCCGGCGTGCAGGCCCACATCGGTGGACAGTTGGCGGCGCGGGCGGCCGGGCAGATCACCGATGCCCAGCTGGACGAACTCGGCCGGATCCAGCGTGAGCTGGAGGAGGCGTACGCGCGCGACGACCACGAGGCGGCGGTGCGGCTCAACCACGCGTTCCACCGCGGCGTCAACCGCGCGGCCGAGTCACCCAAGCTGGCCCAGCTCATGTCCCAGATCACCCGCTACGCACTGGAATCGGTGTATCCGACCGTCGAAGGCTGGCCCGAACAGTCCACGCACGACCACCGCCGGATCCTCGATGCGCTCGGCAAGCGTGACGGCGAACTGGCGCGAGCGGCCATGGCCGACCATCTGTGCGCGGCGTCCAAACCCTTGATCGACCACCTCGCCCGTCTCGGTGTCCTGGAATAG
- the fabG gene encoding 3-oxoacyl-ACP reductase FabG, producing MSLLTGQTAVVTGGAQGLGLAIAERFISEGARVVLGDLNLEATEAAAQQLGGPEVASAVRCDVTSAAEVDGLVAAAVERFGGLDIMVNNAGITRDATLRKMTEEQFDQVIAVHLKGTWNGTKAAAAIMRENKRGAIVNMSSISGKVGLIGQTNYSAAKAGIVGMTKAAAKELAYLGVRVNAIQPGLIRSAMTEAMPQRIWDEKLAEIPMGRAGEPDEVAKVALFLASDLSSYMTGTVLEVTGGRHV from the coding sequence GTGTCGTTGTTGACCGGACAGACTGCGGTGGTCACGGGAGGAGCCCAGGGTCTGGGCCTCGCCATCGCCGAGCGCTTCATCTCCGAAGGTGCTCGAGTGGTGCTGGGCGATCTCAACCTGGAGGCCACGGAGGCGGCCGCGCAACAACTCGGCGGCCCCGAGGTGGCCTCGGCGGTGCGGTGCGATGTCACTTCGGCCGCCGAGGTCGACGGCCTGGTGGCCGCCGCGGTGGAGCGTTTCGGCGGTCTGGACATCATGGTCAACAACGCAGGCATCACGCGCGACGCGACGCTGCGCAAGATGACCGAGGAGCAGTTCGACCAGGTCATCGCCGTGCACCTCAAGGGCACCTGGAACGGCACCAAGGCGGCCGCTGCGATCATGCGTGAGAACAAGCGCGGCGCGATCGTGAACATGTCCTCGATCTCCGGCAAGGTCGGCCTGATCGGGCAGACGAACTACTCGGCGGCCAAGGCGGGCATCGTCGGCATGACCAAGGCCGCGGCCAAGGAACTCGCGTATCTCGGGGTACGGGTCAACGCCATCCAGCCCGGCCTCATCCGCTCGGCGATGACCGAGGCCATGCCGCAACGCATCTGGGACGAGAAGCTCGCCGAGATCCCGATGGGACGTGCCGGTGAACCCGACGAGGTGGCCAAGGTCGCGCTGTTCCTCGCGAGCGACCTGTCGTCGTACATGACCGGGACCGTGCTGGAGGTCACCGGCGGTCGGCACGTATGA
- a CDS encoding acyl-CoA dehydrogenase family protein, which produces MTGTASGGQSATEVSDEDFQEILAQTRSFIRNAVVPRENEILATDNVPDDIRGQAKAMGLFGYAIPQQWGGLGLNLAQDVELAMEFGYTSLALRSMFGTNNGIAGQVLVGFGTDAQKKRWLEDIASGDVVASFALTEPGAGSNPAGLRTKAVRHGAGSNTDWVINGQKRFITNAPTAGLFVVFARTRPADADGPGIAVFLVPADTPGVEVGPKDAKMGQEGAWTADVNFTDVRVPAAALVGGSEDVGYRAAMTSLARGRVHIAALAVGTAQRALDESVAYAATATQGGQPIGNFQLVQAMIADQQTGVMAGRALVRDAAQKWVTGEDRRIAPSAAKLYCTEMAGTVADLAVQIHGGTGYMREVPVERIYREVRLLRLYEGTSEIQRLIIGGGLVKAAQRHL; this is translated from the coding sequence GTGACCGGAACGGCGTCCGGCGGCCAGTCCGCAACCGAAGTCAGCGACGAAGATTTCCAGGAGATCCTGGCCCAGACGCGCAGCTTCATCCGGAACGCCGTGGTACCCCGGGAAAACGAGATCCTCGCCACCGACAACGTGCCGGACGACATCCGCGGACAGGCCAAGGCCATGGGCCTGTTCGGCTACGCGATCCCGCAGCAGTGGGGCGGCCTCGGACTCAACCTGGCCCAGGATGTCGAATTGGCCATGGAATTCGGTTACACGTCGCTTGCCCTGCGCTCGATGTTCGGCACCAACAACGGCATCGCCGGCCAGGTGCTGGTCGGCTTCGGCACCGACGCACAGAAGAAGCGGTGGCTGGAGGACATCGCGTCCGGCGACGTCGTGGCCTCCTTCGCGCTCACCGAACCGGGGGCGGGCTCGAATCCGGCGGGGTTGCGCACCAAAGCGGTTCGTCACGGCGCCGGATCGAACACGGATTGGGTGATCAACGGCCAGAAGCGTTTCATCACCAACGCCCCGACCGCGGGCCTGTTCGTCGTGTTCGCGCGCACGCGCCCGGCCGACGCCGACGGTCCCGGCATCGCGGTGTTCCTGGTGCCCGCCGACACTCCCGGCGTCGAGGTGGGGCCAAAGGACGCCAAGATGGGACAGGAAGGCGCCTGGACCGCCGACGTCAACTTCACCGACGTGCGCGTTCCGGCGGCGGCACTGGTCGGCGGCAGCGAGGACGTCGGCTACCGCGCCGCGATGACGTCACTGGCCCGCGGTCGCGTCCACATCGCCGCGCTCGCGGTCGGCACCGCGCAACGCGCGCTCGACGAGTCGGTCGCGTACGCCGCCACCGCGACGCAGGGCGGTCAGCCGATCGGCAACTTCCAACTCGTGCAGGCCATGATCGCCGACCAGCAAACCGGCGTCATGGCGGGCCGGGCGCTGGTGCGTGACGCCGCGCAGAAGTGGGTGACCGGCGAGGATCGGCGCATCGCGCCGTCGGCTGCAAAGCTGTACTGCACCGAGATGGCCGGAACCGTCGCCGATCTCGCAGTCCAGATCCACGGCGGCACCGGGTATATGCGTGAAGTTCCGGTCGAACGCATCTATCGTGAGGTCCGATTGCTGCGCCTGTACGAAGGTACGAGCGAGATTCAGCGTCTGATCATCGGCGGCGGGCTGGTCAAGGCCGCCCAACGCCACCTTTGA
- a CDS encoding acetyl-CoA C-acetyltransferase, which yields MSTRDAVICEPVRTPIGRYGGMFASLTAVDLGVTVLKGLLERTGVAPDQVQDVILGHCYPNSEAPAIGRVVALDAGLPITVPGMQVDRRCGSGLQAVIQACLQVRSGDHDLVVAGGAESMSNVAFYSTDMRWGASRTGVQIHDGLARGRTTAGGKFHPVPGGMLETAENLRREYNIGRTEQDELAVRSHQRAVAAQADGVLAEEIIPVTVRTRKGEETISVDEHPRADTTIEALAKLKPILLKQDPEATVTAGNSSGQNDAASMCIVTTPGKAADLGLRPLVRLVSWGSAGVAPNIMGIGPVPATEVALAKARLTLADIDLIELNEAFAAQALAVMREWKFGEADHERTNVRGSGISLGHPVGATGGRMLATLARELHRREARYGLETMCIGGGQGLAAVFERVAG from the coding sequence ATGAGCACGCGCGACGCCGTCATCTGTGAACCCGTCCGTACCCCGATCGGCCGTTACGGCGGCATGTTCGCGTCCCTCACCGCCGTCGACCTGGGAGTGACGGTCCTCAAAGGGCTTCTGGAGCGCACCGGCGTCGCGCCCGATCAGGTGCAGGACGTGATCCTCGGGCACTGCTACCCGAACAGTGAGGCGCCCGCGATCGGCCGCGTCGTGGCCCTCGACGCCGGATTGCCGATCACGGTGCCCGGTATGCAGGTGGACCGCCGGTGCGGTTCGGGCCTGCAGGCCGTGATCCAGGCGTGCCTGCAGGTGCGCAGCGGCGATCACGATCTCGTGGTGGCCGGCGGTGCCGAGAGCATGAGCAACGTCGCGTTCTACTCGACCGACATGCGTTGGGGCGCTTCGCGTACCGGTGTGCAGATCCACGACGGGCTCGCACGGGGACGGACCACCGCTGGAGGAAAGTTCCACCCCGTGCCCGGCGGCATGCTCGAAACCGCCGAGAACCTGCGCCGGGAGTACAACATCGGCCGCACCGAGCAGGACGAGCTCGCGGTGCGTTCGCATCAGCGTGCGGTCGCGGCGCAGGCCGACGGCGTGCTGGCCGAGGAGATCATCCCGGTCACCGTGCGCACCCGCAAGGGGGAGGAGACCATCAGCGTCGACGAGCACCCGCGTGCCGACACCACGATTGAGGCGCTGGCCAAGCTCAAACCCATTCTGCTCAAACAGGATCCGGAGGCGACGGTGACCGCGGGCAACTCGAGCGGTCAGAACGACGCCGCCTCGATGTGCATCGTCACGACCCCGGGGAAGGCAGCCGACCTGGGCCTGAGGCCCCTGGTGCGGCTCGTGTCGTGGGGTTCGGCCGGTGTGGCGCCCAACATCATGGGCATCGGCCCCGTCCCGGCGACCGAGGTGGCCCTGGCGAAAGCCAGGCTGACACTGGCCGACATCGACCTCATCGAACTCAACGAGGCGTTCGCCGCGCAGGCGCTAGCGGTGATGCGGGAGTGGAAGTTCGGCGAGGCAGACCACGAGCGCACCAACGTCCGCGGTTCGGGCATCTCACTCGGGCACCCGGTCGGCGCGACCGGCGGTCGGATGCTCGCGACGCTCGCGCGTGAACTGCACCGGCGCGAGGCCCGTTACGGGCTTGAGACCATGTGCATCGGCGGTGGCCAGGGGCTGGCCGCTGTGTTCGAAAGGGTTGCCGGATGA
- a CDS encoding mycofactocin-coupled SDR family oxidoreductase has translation MAERLTGRVAFITGAARGQGRAHAVRMAKEGADIIAVDIAGPLPPSVPYDSATPEDLAETARLVEATGRRILAAKADTRDLDALRDIVDKGVAEFGRLDIIIANAGITVPEPWNETTPESFRDVMDINVTGTWNTVMAGAQHIIDGGRGGSIILISSAAGIKMQPFMVHYTASKHAVAGMARAFAAELGKHRIRVNSLHPGAVNTPMGTGDMLAALTRANDTNPGLMQMVTPFLPDYIAEPEDIADAAVWLASDESRFVTASRVAVDLGSTQF, from the coding sequence ATGGCCGAGCGGCTTACCGGACGGGTCGCGTTCATCACCGGCGCTGCGCGCGGTCAGGGCCGGGCACACGCGGTCCGCATGGCCAAGGAGGGCGCCGACATCATCGCGGTCGACATCGCCGGACCGCTGCCGCCCAGCGTGCCCTACGATTCGGCGACGCCGGAGGATCTCGCCGAGACGGCGCGACTGGTCGAGGCCACCGGCCGGCGAATCCTTGCCGCCAAGGCCGACACTCGTGACCTGGACGCCCTGCGCGACATCGTCGACAAGGGTGTTGCCGAGTTCGGCAGGCTCGACATCATCATCGCCAATGCCGGTATCACCGTTCCCGAGCCGTGGAACGAGACGACGCCGGAGTCGTTCCGCGACGTCATGGACATCAACGTGACCGGGACCTGGAACACCGTGATGGCCGGTGCGCAGCACATCATCGACGGGGGGCGTGGCGGCTCGATCATCCTGATCAGCTCGGCGGCAGGTATCAAGATGCAGCCGTTCATGGTGCACTACACCGCGAGCAAGCATGCCGTCGCGGGCATGGCGCGCGCGTTCGCAGCCGAACTCGGCAAGCACCGGATCCGGGTCAACAGCCTGCATCCCGGTGCCGTCAACACCCCCATGGGTACCGGTGACATGCTGGCCGCGCTCACGCGCGCCAACGACACCAATCCCGGTCTGATGCAGATGGTCACGCCGTTCCTGCCGGATTACATCGCCGAACCCGAGGACATCGCCGATGCCGCCGTGTGGCTGGCAAGCGACGAATCACGTTTCGTCACCGCCAGCCGGGTGGCCGTCGACCTGGGTTCCACGCAGTTCTGA
- a CDS encoding acyl-CoA dehydrogenase family protein: MTKLAQTLGLTEFQTEIISTVRQFVDREIIPAAQELEHSDTYPQAIVDQMKEMGLFGLMIPEEYGGLGESLLTYALCVEELARGWMSVSGVINTHFIVAYMLRQHGTDAQKQKLLPRMATGETRGAFSMSEPELGSDVAAIRTRAKNNGDGTYTIDGQKMWLTNGGSSTLVAALVRTDEGAEKPHRNLTAFLIEKPEGFGEVLPGLTIPGKLDKLGYKGIDTTELIFDGYRANADDILGGTPGQGFFQMMDGVEVGRVNVSARACGVGLRAFELAVRYAQQRETFGKPIAEHQAVAFQLAEMATKVEAAHLMMVNAARLKDSGERNDVAAGMAKYLASEFCSEVTQQAFRIHGGYGYSKEYEIERLMRDAPFLLIGEGTSEIQKNIISKRLLSDYKV, encoded by the coding sequence ATGACAAAACTGGCGCAGACGCTGGGGCTGACGGAGTTCCAGACCGAGATCATCTCGACGGTGCGGCAGTTCGTGGACAGGGAGATCATCCCGGCCGCGCAGGAACTCGAACACTCCGACACCTACCCGCAGGCCATCGTCGACCAGATGAAAGAGATGGGTCTGTTCGGGTTGATGATCCCCGAGGAGTACGGCGGGCTCGGCGAGTCGCTGCTCACCTACGCGCTGTGCGTCGAGGAACTCGCACGCGGATGGATGAGCGTGTCCGGTGTGATCAACACGCACTTCATCGTCGCGTACATGCTTCGCCAGCACGGCACCGACGCGCAGAAGCAGAAGCTGCTGCCACGCATGGCAACCGGTGAGACCCGTGGCGCGTTCTCGATGTCCGAACCCGAGCTTGGCTCGGATGTCGCGGCGATCCGTACGCGCGCCAAGAACAACGGCGACGGCACCTACACCATCGACGGCCAGAAGATGTGGCTGACCAACGGCGGCAGCTCGACGCTGGTGGCCGCGCTGGTCCGCACCGACGAGGGTGCCGAGAAACCGCACCGCAACCTGACGGCGTTCCTGATCGAGAAGCCCGAGGGATTCGGCGAAGTGCTGCCGGGTCTGACGATCCCGGGCAAGCTCGACAAGCTCGGGTACAAGGGCATCGACACCACCGAGTTGATCTTCGACGGGTACCGCGCGAACGCCGACGACATCCTCGGCGGCACACCGGGCCAAGGGTTCTTCCAGATGATGGACGGGGTCGAGGTCGGCCGCGTCAACGTCTCGGCGCGTGCGTGCGGTGTCGGGCTGCGGGCCTTCGAACTCGCGGTGCGTTATGCGCAGCAGCGCGAGACGTTCGGCAAGCCGATCGCCGAACATCAGGCCGTGGCCTTTCAATTGGCCGAGATGGCCACCAAGGTCGAGGCCGCCCATCTCATGATGGTCAACGCCGCGCGACTCAAGGACTCCGGCGAACGCAACGACGTCGCGGCGGGCATGGCGAAATACCTTGCCAGCGAATTCTGTTCGGAAGTCACCCAGCAGGCCTTCCGGATCCACGGCGGCTACGGCTACTCCAAGGAGTACGAGATCGAACGGTTGATGCGGGACGCACCGTTCCTGCTCATCGGCGAGGGAACCAGTGAGATCCAGAAGAACATCATCAGCAAGCGGTTGCTGTCGGACTACAAGGTCTGA